The following proteins come from a genomic window of Lemur catta isolate mLemCat1 chromosome 4, mLemCat1.pri, whole genome shotgun sequence:
- the LOC123636551 gene encoding uncharacterized protein LOC123636551 isoform X1 has product MTRCGRRWREHLLRQTPLLGRQHWASCHRCRQGRLVRPGDGGVPRIGRGLALHRPWVRPSPGDSAPPAIALGLRAKWRTCLWRPCAWQDVTGPSEAACPAHSGQKEKEEREGAPAPPGLHGAHRCPGTRDAQEHQLTSLGSHRDGTEQQESVKTCLQVALRPQVPHSEPHKGSRGHRMLTGEGVRGAGVQQAIPPVRTSTDASGTRGQHGPHSGRASASSQPLRGRFCSSRPD; this is encoded by the exons atgaccaggtgtggCCGCAGATGGAGGGAGCACCTGCTGAGACAGACCCCACTCCTGGGCAGGCAACACTGGGCATCTTGCCACCGCTGCAGGCAGGGACGGCTCGTGCGTCCTGGAGACGGAGGCGTCCCGAGGATCGGACGAGGCCTGGCTCTGCACAGACCGTGGGTTCGCCCAAGCCCTGGGGACAGTGCCCCTCCAGCCATCGCCCTCGGACTCAGAGCCAAGTGGAGGACATGCCTGTGGAGGCCCTGCGCCTGGCAGGATGTGACTGGACCCTcagaggcagcctgcccagcccacagtgggcagaaggaaaaggaggaaagggaaggagctcCGGCTCCTCCGGGTCTCCACGGAG CCCACAGATGCCCGGGCACCCGGGACGCCCAGGAGCACCAGTTAACATCACTAGGCAGCCACAGAGATGGGACGGAGCAGCAAGAGAGCGTGAAGACCTGTCTGCAGGTGGCACTGCGGCCCCAGGTCCCGCACTCAGAGCCCCACAAAGGCAGCAGGGGACATCGGATGCTGACTGGAGAAGGGGTGAGGGGTGCTGGCGTCCAACAGGCCATACCACCTGTAAGGACCAGCACTGACGCCTCGGGAACCCGGGGCCAGCATGGCCCCCACAGTGGgcgggcctcagcttcctctcaGCCCCTCCGGGGTCGCTTCTGCAGCAGCCGCCCAGACTGA
- the LOC123636551 gene encoding uncharacterized protein LOC123636551 isoform X2 codes for MTRQGRLVRPGDGGVPRIGRGLALHRPWVRPSPGDSAPPAIALGLRAKWRTCLWRPCAWQDVTGPSEAACPAHSGQKEKEEREGAPAPPGLHGAHRCPGTRDAQEHQLTSLGSHRDGTEQQESVKTCLQVALRPQVPHSEPHKGSRGHRMLTGEGVRGAGVQQAIPPVRTSTDASGTRGQHGPHSGRASASSQPLRGRFCSSRPD; via the exons atgaccag GCAGGGACGGCTCGTGCGTCCTGGAGACGGAGGCGTCCCGAGGATCGGACGAGGCCTGGCTCTGCACAGACCGTGGGTTCGCCCAAGCCCTGGGGACAGTGCCCCTCCAGCCATCGCCCTCGGACTCAGAGCCAAGTGGAGGACATGCCTGTGGAGGCCCTGCGCCTGGCAGGATGTGACTGGACCCTcagaggcagcctgcccagcccacagtgggcagaaggaaaaggaggaaagggaaggagctcCGGCTCCTCCGGGTCTCCACGGAG CCCACAGATGCCCGGGCACCCGGGACGCCCAGGAGCACCAGTTAACATCACTAGGCAGCCACAGAGATGGGACGGAGCAGCAAGAGAGCGTGAAGACCTGTCTGCAGGTGGCACTGCGGCCCCAGGTCCCGCACTCAGAGCCCCACAAAGGCAGCAGGGGACATCGGATGCTGACTGGAGAAGGGGTGAGGGGTGCTGGCGTCCAACAGGCCATACCACCTGTAAGGACCAGCACTGACGCCTCGGGAACCCGGGGCCAGCATGGCCCCCACAGTGGgcgggcctcagcttcctctcaGCCCCTCCGGGGTCGCTTCTGCAGCAGCCGCCCAGACTGA
- the LOC123636550 gene encoding 5E5 antigen-like, which produces MRTAFWREHRCEHTGKRCDSRREAVPGGAIAAGRGAARGGGGGNSLVWAGARERSGASWAAALLPGGRLVPVHRLWSADTGSRARALRTIGPRCKLPEQKMLPPGTSPRAAAALGCGERPPAEAGGRASTGVPGRRGRERHRGGSGRRSHAATWRGTAGRPDQKAAWEESPGKISVDVGAAEEAPERGKAEPLSTPPWRQPAGTGSTGRARSQGEARRWLLRTRSWSAAQRRARRLRAGSWESPARASGLPCSRAAPGMKDRWRGGRRGGAAEKTP; this is translated from the coding sequence ATGAGGACGGCCTTCTGGCGGGAGCACAGGTGCGAACACACAGGTAAGCGATGCGATTCCAGGCGGGAAGCGGTGCCGGGAGGAGCGATCGCAGCAGGTAGGGGGGCCGCGCGCGGTGGAGGCGGTGGGAACAGCCTGGTCTGGGCGGGCGCGCGAGAACGTTCCGGCGCATCGTGGGCCGCAGCCCTCCTGCCAGGCGGGCGCCTGGTGCCGGTTCACCGGCTGTGGTCTGCGGACACTGGGTCGCGTGCCCGGGCGCTGAGGACAATAGGCCCGCGCTGTAAACTTCCTGAGCAAAAAATGCTCCCGCCGGGAACTTCCCCACGCGCAGCCGCTGCCCTCGGGTGTGGGGAGCGGCCGCCCGCAGAGGCCGGAGGCCGGGCGAGCACCGGCGTTCCGGGAAGGCGAGGCCGTGAGCGACACAGAGGAGGGAGTGGACGCAGGAGCCACGCGGCCACCTGGAGAGGGACAGCGGGGCGGCCAGACCAGAAGGCGGCCTGGGAGGAAAGTCCGGGAAAAATAAGCGTTGATGTCGGGGCAGCCGAGGAGGCTCCGGAGCGTGGAAAAGCAGAGCCCCTTTCAACTCCACCCTGGCGTCAGCCGGCCGGGACTGGCTCCACCGGCCGAGCCAGGAGCCAGGGTGAAGCCAGACGTTGGCTGCTGCGCACGCGATCCTGGAGCGCGGCGCAGCGCAGGGCCCGGCGGCTGAGAGCCGGTTCTTGGGAGAGTCCTGCCCGCGCCAGCGGCCTTCCCTGCAGCCGAGCGGCCCCTGGGATGAAGGACAGGTGGAGGGGGGGGCGGCGCGGAGGGGCCGCGGAAAAGACGCCATGA